A part of Oncorhynchus kisutch isolate 150728-3 linkage group LG2, Okis_V2, whole genome shotgun sequence genomic DNA contains:
- the LOC109870116 gene encoding ankyrin repeat and SOCS box protein 11, translating into MAGVQSEIALCSRPWRGPFHIYGGLACNSLMADLWSDRTPLHDAAYQGRLLILRTLVSQGFPVDMLTMDRVSPLHEACLGGHYACTTFLLENGANVEMVSTDGATPLFNACSSGSVACVRLILQYSPNTHAVHHLASPIHQAAKRGHRECLEVLLSHGFHIDLELPGVGTPLYTACLAQATDCVERLLQSGVDVQGGCGHDTPLHAAVVGGEVRVVELLMDYGADGSCRNSDGKTPLELAACDSTVRTTIQKRGPCTLSQLCRFCIRRSLGQTRLDRTSALFLPYRLQAFLLYQ; encoded by the exons ATGGCTGGTGTGCAGTCGGAGATTGCCCTGTGCAGTCGGCCTTGGAGGGGACCCTTCCATATCTATGGTGGACTGGCATGCAACTCACTCATGGCTG aCTTGTGGTCAGACAGGACTCCTCTTCACGATGCCGCCTACCAGGGTAGACTCCTGATCCTGAGGACTCTGGTCTCACAG GGGTTTCCTGTGGACATGCTGACAATGGACAGGGTCTCTCCCCTCCACGAGGCCTGCCTCGGAGGACATTACGCCTGCACCACTTTCCTACTTGAGAATGGGGCCAAT gtgGAGATGGTATCGACTGATGGAGCCACACCCCTCTTCAATGCCTGCAGCAGTGGGAGTGTTGCCTGTGTCAGACTGATTCTACAGTACAGCCCCAACACTCATGCTGTCCATCACCTGGCATCACCCATCCACCAGGCTGCAAAGAGAG GTCACAGGGAGTGTCTAGAGGTGTTGCTGTCCCATGGATTCCACATAGACCTGGAGCTGCCTGGTGTGGGAACCCCTTTGTACACAGCCTGTCTGGCCCAGGCCACCGACTGTGTGGAGAGACTGCTGCAATCAGGTGTTGATGTCCAGGGTGGGTGTGGTCATGACACACCATTACATGCTGCAGTTGTAGGGGGAGAAGTCAGGGTGGTGGAGCTTCTGATGGACTACGGGGCTGATGGGAGTTGTAGGAATTCAGACGGGAAGACTCCTCTAGAGCTGGCAGCTTGCGACAGTACAGTCAGAACTACAATACAGAAAAGAG GTCCCTGCACTCTTTCTCAGCTGTGTCGGTTCTGCATTCGGAGGAGTTTGGGACAGACTCGTCTGGACAGAACATCAGCCCTCTTCCTCCCTTACAGACTCCAGGCTTTCCTGCTTTACCAGTAA
- the LOC109870025 gene encoding phosphatidylinositol N-acetylglucosaminyltransferase subunit A — protein sequence MGQRRRGAAFHAPPANRHPDGLTVAPHAPARKHNICMVSDFFYPNMGGVESHIYQLSQCLIEKGHKVVIATHAYGCRKGVRYLTNGLKVYYLPLQVMYNQSTATTCFHSLPLLRCVFVRERITVVHAHSSFSAMGHDALFHAKTMGLNTVFTDHSLFGFADVSSVLTNKLLTVSLCDTNHIVCVSYTSKENTVLRAALDPEIVSVIPNAVDPTDFTPDPSQRCDDRITIVVVSRLVYRKGIDLLSGIIPELCLKHPDLHFLIGGEGPKRIVLEEVREKYQLHDRVRLLGALEHKDVRGVLVQGHIFLNTSLTEAFCMAIVEGASCGLQVVSTRVGGIPEVLPEDLITLCEPTVRSLCAGLDSVIARQRSGSVASPASIHAHVCTLYTWRNVAERTEKVYDRVAGEKVLPLDRRLLRLRTHCGPVAGSIFSFFAVLDFLFLLLLRWLLPDCLIDVAMDATGPQGLWRQGLGDRKGTHSKSAMLTKEEPGGQKTKL from the exons ATGGGCCAGCGAAGGAGGGGGGCAGCTTTCCACGCTCCCCCAGCCAACAGACACCCTGATGGGCTCACAGTGGCTCCCCATGCCCCTGCCAGGAAGCACAACATCTGCATGGTGTCAGACTTTTTTTACCCCAACATGGGAGGGGTGGAGAGCCACATCTACCAGCTGTCTCAGTGTCTGATAGAGAAGGGTCACAAGGTGGTGATCGCCACCCACGCCTATGGCTGCAGGAAGGGGGTCCGGTACCTGACCAATGGGCTCAAGGTCTACTACCTGCCCCTGCAGGTGATGTACAACCAGTCCACAGCTACCACCTGCTTCCACAGCCTGCCGCTGCTGCGCTGCGTGTTTGTCAGGGAGCGTATCACCGTGGTGCACGCCCACAGCTCCTTCTCCGCCATGGGCCACGATGCATTGTTCCACGCCAAGACCATGGGCCTCAACACG GTGTTTACTGACCACTCCCTCTTTGGTTTTGCTGATGTTAGCTCGGTACTGACCAATAAGCTGCTGACGGTGTCTTTGTGCGACACCAATCACATTGTGTGCGTGTCGTACACCAGTAAGGAGAACACCGTGCTTAGGGCAGCACTTGACCCCGAGATTGTTTCTGTCATCCCCAACGCTGTCGACCCCACAGACTTCACCCCCGACCCTTCCCAGCGCTGTGACGACAGGATCACCATCGTAGTGGTCAGCCGCCTCGTCTATCGTAAAG GAATAGATCTTCTTAGTGGGATCATCCCAGAGCTGTGCCTCAAACATCCCGATCTACAtttcctgattggtggagagggACCAAAGAGAATCGTGttggaggaagtgagagagaaataCCAGCTACACGACAG ggtgCGTCTCCTGGGGGCCCTTGAGCATAAGGATGTGCGGGGGGTCTTGGTCCAGGGACATATCTTCCTCAACACCTCCCTGACCGAGGCCTTCTGCATGGCTATAGTGGAGGGGGCCAGCTGTGGACTACAG gtggtaaGTACGCGTGTTGGAGGGATCCCTGAGGTTCTACCTGAGGATCTGATCACCCTGTGTGAGCCCACCGTGCGTTCTCTTTGTGCCGGCCTGGACAGTGTCATTGCTAGACAACGATCGGGCAGCGTCGCCTCCCCAGCTTCCATCCACGCCCACGTCTGCACCCTCTACACCTGGAGGAATGtcgcagagaggacagagaag GTGTATGACCGTGTGGCTGGGGAGAAGGTTCTTCCTCTGGACAGACGGCTGCTCAGACTGAGAACCCACTGTGGCCCTGTGGCAGGCTCTATCTTTTCCTTCTTCGCTGTCCTCGACTTCCTCTTCCTGCTCCTTCTCCGCTGGCTCCTCCCAGACTGCCTCATAGACGTTGCCATGGATGCCACGGGGCCCCAGGGGCTGTGGAGGCAGGGCTTGGGCGATAGGAAAGGAACTCACTCTAAAAGTGCCATGTTGACAAAGGAGGAGCCAGGTGGTCAAAAGACCAAGCTATGA